In Ailuropoda melanoleuca isolate Jingjing chromosome 11, ASM200744v2, whole genome shotgun sequence, a genomic segment contains:
- the GIMD1 gene encoding GTPase IMAP family member GIMD1, with translation MLSLCLPTDMTDSSKMTINLALFGMTQSGKSSAGNILLGSTDFHSSFSPSSVTKDCCLGRSCHLCGFMRRGGQEITLQIQVLDTPGYPHSRLKQERVKQEVKEALAHHFGQDGLHLALLVQRADVPLCRQEASSSVQMIQELLGHAWKNYTAILFTHAEKIEEAGFSEDKYLHEASDTLLTLLSSIQRRYIFQYKKGDSLNEQRIKILERIMEFIKENCYQVLTFK, from the exons ATGCTGAGCCTCTGTTTACCCACAGACATGACAGACTCCAGCAAGATGACCATCAACTTGGCCCTCTTTGGCATGACTCAGAGTGGAAAAAGTTCTGCTGGGAACATTCTTCTGGGGAGCACTGACTTCCACAGCAGCTTTTCTCCAAGTTCTGTAACCAAAGATTGCTGTCTGGGCCGCAGTTGTCACCTCTGTGGCTTCATGCGTCGAGGCGGCCAAGAGATAACCCTGCAAATCCAAGTGCTGGACACTCCAGGTTATCCACACAGCAGGCTGAAGCAGGAGCGTGTGAAACAGGAGGTCAAGGAGGCCCTGGCACATCACTTCGGGCAGGACGGTCTCCATCTTGCGCTGCTGGTCCAGAGAGCAGATGTGCCTCTCTGCCGACAGGAAGCATCTTCCTCAGTCCAGATGATTCAG gaaCTTCTGGGACATGCTTGGAAGAATTACACTGCCATTCTTTTCACCCATgcagagaaaatagaagaggcTGGGTTCAGTGAAGATAAATACTTGCATGAGGCCTCCGATACACTGCTGACCCTCCTAAGTTCTATTCAGCGCAGATATATTTTCCAGTATAAAAAAGGAGACTCACTtaatgaacaaagaataaaaatcttagaaagaatcatggaatttataaaagaaaattgctaCCAAGTTCttacctttaaataa